The window TAGGTGAAACATTTTTAGAACCAATTAAAAAATATTCATTCTCAAAAGCAAATCCTACTTTAATTGAAATCGAAGTAGATAACTTATACAAAGTAAGAATTAAGAAACATTATCAAGAATGAAAATACATAACCAATAAAAACTTATTCACTAAAGAAAAAATTGAAGAAGAGACAGAAACAATCAATAATTCAGCTAAAAAAATCGAAGAAATTGATTTTGATGAAATTGACAAAAAGCTAGCCGAATATAGAAATAAGAAACTTTAAATTGCTTGTTTAATAATAAATAAAAAAACTCAATACTTATTTGCGTTTAACGCAAAAGTGTTGAGTTTCCTGAGTTTCCAAATTGGAAGCTCTTTTTTATACCTTTTAACCTATTACTTATATACATAGTATATAAGTACAATTTTTAATTATTTTCACTTTTTACAATGATAATAATATATCTCATAGATATGAGTAACTACATTCTATATAAAAGAAAAAATCCAAAAGTGATTTATATTGCATTAGGAATATCAAAAGAATACGGTAAAGGGATTGGGAATTTAGTTGGATTAGGTTATTGAGAAGAAATTAAAGAAAAATATTCTCTACAAAACATTAATGATTTAAAGCCAATTGCTAGATTGGTTCCTGTTGGAGAAGATAAAATTGAAGTTAAAACCAAATTTTTCCAATTGCTTAACCCAACATCTGTCGAAACAAATGTAAAAAACGTTGGTATTGAACTTATTTATAAAGTAATTAAAGAACTAGATTTATTTAAAGCGTTACCTAAAACTAAACACAAATCTTTAGAAGAAGTATTGGAATTTATTGTTGCAACAAGCATAATTCAACCAAGAAGTTATATTTGTCAATACAAAAACAAAAATGATTTTTTACATGAGATAGATGTAAAAAAATCTTCAATTTATAACTATTTTGATACTTTTTTAGAATATAAAAATGCAATTTTAGTCAATATTTATAACAAAATGCAAGAATTGACAACTAGAAACACAAAATTAATGCATTTTGCTAATACAACTGTTTATTTTCAAAGTTTTTCAAGAGATGGTTTGAGACAAAGAGGTTTTTCTAAAGACGGAAAGCATGATGAAGATCAAATTGTTGTGGCTATGGTAGTTGATAATAATGGCATTCCTTTTCACTATAAAGTTTTCCAAGGAAATACTGCATATTCTAAAACTCTTGTGAAATTTTTAGTCTAAATGCAAAGAATTTACAAAATAAAAGACACAATAATTGTTGCTGATAAAGGTATTAGTCAAAATGCAAATTTAAGATATTTAGAACAAAAAGGATATAAATATATAGTCTAGAAACGTATTGATATTCTCGGAAAAGAAGATAAAGAATTTATAGTAAATGATCAAGGGTTTGTTCAAGAAAATGATTATTTTACTAAATCTAGATTGGTCCAATCTGTTTGAACTAAAAACAAAAATAAAAAAAGATATAACGATACCTTTAGAAAACAATTTGTCTATTTTAGCCCTTCGAAACAAACTTTAGACAAAATAAAAAGACAAAATCTTATTAATAAATTAGATAAAAAGTCTATTAATGGTGAATTCCCATTAAGTGCTTTGGTTCCTGAATGCAAGAAAAATTATATGGAAGTAGATGGTAAAACAGTTGGAAGATTAAATATCGAAAAAATTAAAAAAGTCGCTAATGAAGATGCCTTTTATATGATTGAAACCAACATAACAAATATAGATTCAAAAGAAGCGAATGAAATATATAAGGGACAATGAAAAGTGGAAGAAGGTTTCAGAACCTTAAAATCAGCAATCAAAGTTAGACCGATGTACGTTTATAAAGACGAGCATATTCAATCTCATGTATTTTTATGCTTTTTGTCTCTAATTGTTTTGAAATATTGCATTTATAAATTAAAGAAATTTTATAAAGATAATGGAGAGATCCAAAAAAATCACAATGAATCTGTTTATAGATGCATTGAAGCTTATAACAATCACAACAAAGACTGTGAATGGTAAAGTTGTAAGTGAAATCAACAATAATTTAGATCCAGAACATAAGGAATTAAACAAAATATATAGTGATTTTCAATATGCGATTGATGGTCCATCATTGTAATTTAAAAGTGCAAAAAATGAATACGCATTATTTGTATGTGTATTCGTTTTTGTCTTCATTACAACTTGGAAATGCAGGAAAACATAGGTTATTCTTCAAGACCAAAATATTATAAATTAGAAAAATCACACGCAAATTTCAAATACGTGATTTTTTTGTATCCAGTTTAACCTAACATTTTATTTGCTATTTAATAAATATTAAATATTATTTATTTAGAGTGTTTTTGTTAAAATATAAAAATACATTAAATAAGGAGTGTGTATGAAAAAAAATAAAAAGAAAGTACTAATAGGTGCACTTGCTCTTTTAACTCCGCTTACAATTGCAAGCGTTGTAACTACAACTTTAATTTTGAATAACAGAAATAAAAAAAATCTTATTCAACCTGTGAATCCAAATCCAGTAGAACCTACACAACCTACTGATTCAGAGGAGCCCACAGAACCAACTAATCCTAATCCTGTTAATCCTACTCAGCCTACTGATCCTGTTAATCCAAATCCAGTAGAACCTACAGAACCTACTGATTCAGAGGAGCCTACAGAAGCAACTAATCCTAATCCTGCTGAACCTGCTCAGCCTACTGATCCTATTAATCCAAATCCAGTAGAACCTACACAACCTACTGATCCTGTTAATCCAAATCCTGCTGAACCTACTCGTCCTACTGATCCTGTGAATCCAAATCCAGTAGAACCTGCACAACCTACTGATTCGGAGGAGCCTACAGAGCCAACTAATCCTAATCCTGCTGAAACTACTCAGCCTACTGATCCTGCTAATCCTGCACCAGAAGAATCAAAAGAATTGACCGCTGAAGAAACTAATTTATTATTTCAAAATGCATCTGTTATAGTTGAAAATAATGGATATTTTACTTCAACAACTGGTGTTTTAAATATCAATATTGAAGGGTTTGATAATTCTCAGAACAACTTAGTAATTAATCAATATAGTTGAAGTTCTAATAATGAATTTTTGAAAAATACTACAATTCCACAATTGCAAATCCAATATAGTGATATCGAAACAGATACAACTTATTCAGTTGTAATTAAAGGAACTTACAATAATAAAACATTTGTTAAAACTTTTAATAACTTAATAGTTCATAAAGTTAATCCACTTAGTGAAGTTATTTTGCAAAATCGTGATAATGTAATCATAACCAATGGAAATCCAATAACTTTAACTTTAAATAAAACAACCAATTTGGATCTTTCTAGAACTCAGTGATTTTATTTTAATAAAAAATTAGATCAAATAGGTTCGTCATCATATGAAACAAACAGACCTGGTACATACTATGCTATTGTATTTGATAATGAAGGTTTAAGTTGAAAAACTAACGAATTAGAAATTGAATCTGACAATTTCCAAAACACAGATCCAAGTTTTGCAGCTAATTTAAGTGAAGCTTTTGATATTGTGACTTATCAACAAAAATTTTTAGGTTATGAATCACGTGAAAATAAAATAAATAACCAGTTCTATGAAACAGAATTATTAAATCGTTATTCTTCACAAGGTTTTAGATATCCAGGTTGAGATTATAATTATGAAGCTAATAATAGAGAAAATTCATTTATGACTTTGGATGGTGAAAGAGTTAATATTTCAAACTTAGTTTTTGCTGAAAGAGTGCCAGGAGAAACAGATGTTAAATATTCAGACCCTCAATGAATTAAATCTCAAATCGCAAGTGGTCAATTGAAAAAACACCCAGCAGCGGCTTTATGATATCAAAAGAATGTAACTAATGAAACTAAATCACTTACTAAGGAATTTAAAATTGATGGGAGTTTTTCAGGAAGTAATGCTTTAGGTTTATATATTCCAGCAGGTGAAATTGCAGAAATTGAATTTGATGCTGAGACATATAATGTTTTTAAAAACGCATGAAATAAAGATTTACCAATCAAAATTCATATAAATCAAAACTATTGAAACAACAGAGATTTTAACAATACAGCTAGAATTTCTAACCGTTATCCTTTTGTACAAAGTTCCTTTACATTCCAATTTAGTGAGATAGATCCAGAAACTAGAAAAATTAAAGTAGCTTCACCTTTTGGAGGTTCTTTATCATTTGAATTAAAACAAAACTTCAAATATAATGGAAATTTTGCTTCTTTAAAATTCAAAGTTTATGGTGCGGTAGAACAATTCCATTATGTTTATGATCAAACCACTGAAGAACAATGAAATGCACAAATTACGAAAATTAAAAATGGCGAAATTACCGCTCCTGTTGCTTCGATCCAAACTAATTATTCTTCAATTTTAGTTCCTTTCACCACTCCTACATCTGTTGCTGGAGTGGAATTAGATAATATGGTTTTCCCAGAAGAAGTCTTTAAGAAATGAAATAGTTTTTATGAAATGTCATATTATTGAGGAGATTACTGAAATCCTAAAATAGCTTTAAATTATTGTGATGATATTTGAGACGGAGCTGGAGCTTGAGGAGGTACAAATAATCTTTGAGCTGCTATTAGTTGAGCTAAAGGATATTATGATGGTAAAAGTTTAGATTTTGGTTTTGCTAATTGAGGTAATTACCATGAAATTAATCATAACTTTGAACAACATCAAGATCCATTCAATATTAAGAATCATGGATGAACAAATATTCCTTCAACAGTTGATTTAGCATTTATAAATGACAGAACAAGATTACGTAATTTTGCTAATTTTACAGGTGATTTAGATGAAGGTTGAGCGAGATTGGCTAATGGATACATTTTAAATGCTAAAAAAGCCAATAATAATGATTGATATTCATTATATGCAAATATGGTTTATCAATATGGACCAATGAATTTTGCCAATTGAATTAAAGCTTCTGGAAAAAGTAAAAATTCAGAAAAATTTTTCACTACTATAATTTATTTAGCAGATTACTTTAAATTAAATCCTTTATATGCACTTAAACAATATGCTTCATCTGTGACTACAGGGGAAACATTACAAAAGAATTTCACAGTAATTAAAGAAATTAATGGTGATAGTTCTCAAGAAAGATCGGTTACTCCAGAAGAAGAAAACAAATTAAATAAATATCCTGCTTTTGATTTTGTTTCATCTATTTATGCTGTTGGAAACTATTTATATAACAGTGAAACAAATAATTTCGAATATACTTCTGATACAATGCCTGCTTTCCAAATTCCAGCTGGTCAAGATTATGTTTTTGATTTTGAAAAAGGTATTGCTTCATTTAATCCTAAT is drawn from Mycoplasmopsis glycophila and contains these coding sequences:
- a CDS encoding PA14 domain-containing protein, which produces MKKNKKKVLIGALALLTPLTIASVVTTTLILNNRNKKNLIQPVNPNPVEPTQPTDSEEPTEPTNPNPVNPTQPTDPVNPNPVEPTEPTDSEEPTEATNPNPAEPAQPTDPINPNPVEPTQPTDPVNPNPAEPTRPTDPVNPNPVEPAQPTDSEEPTEPTNPNPAETTQPTDPANPAPEESKELTAEETNLLFQNASVIVENNGYFTSTTGVLNINIEGFDNSQNNLVINQYSWSSNNEFLKNTTIPQLQIQYSDIETDTTYSVVIKGTYNNKTFVKTFNNLIVHKVNPLSEVILQNRDNVIITNGNPITLTLNKTTNLDLSRTQWFYFNKKLDQIGSSSYETNRPGTYYAIVFDNEGLSWKTNELEIESDNFQNTDPSFAANLSEAFDIVTYQQKFLGYESRENKINNQFYETELLNRYSSQGFRYPGWDYNYEANNRENSFMTLDGERVNISNLVFAERVPGETDVKYSDPQWIKSQIASGQLKKHPAAALWYQKNVTNETKSLTKEFKIDGSFSGSNALGLYIPAGEIAEIEFDAETYNVFKNAWNKDLPIKIHINQNYWNNRDFNNTARISNRYPFVQSSFTFQFSEIDPETRKIKVASPFGGSLSFELKQNFKYNGNFASLKFKVYGAVEQFHYVYDQTTEEQWNAQITKIKNGEITAPVASIQTNYSSILVPFTTPTSVAGVELDNMVFPEEVFKKWNSFYEMSYYWGDYWNPKIALNYCDDIWDGAGAWGGTNNLWAAISWAKGYYDGKSLDFGFANWGNYHEINHNFEQHQDPFNIKNHGWTNIPSTVDLAFINDRTRLRNFANFTGDLDEGWARLANGYILNAKKANNNDWYSLYANMVYQYGPMNFANWIKASGKSKNSEKFFTTIIYLADYFKLNPLYALKQYASSVTTGETLQKNFTVIKEINGDSSQERSVTPEEENKLNKYPAFDFVSSIYAVGNYLYNSETNNFEYTSDTMPAFQIPAGQDYVFDFEKGIASFNPNFRIKNIQVPTQTKLGNSLTIDSNNKFKVTYHANANTFAEIDEFDLDIIPDEFDTKPSNYVPMYKMKIKIRNVVNRPVMKLYPSLNSNANSFEELYAAYTQIDQNDIISFVQDFNFDELNYLTKNRANTLLESTMKFVAPKTGTFEFKALADDWSGVWVNNQLIGSSLNASNSEQSLGSFEFVKGQVYEIKLAVYNKAGAGNMNFWLANDTEKINLVTNSITPTLETNNLNADQLRNLIENPAYQYQRRYRTNESKNKTQISRYIKNLGMVEPQFSNARMAPKFPESDKVFDNDINTYFEKFYGNATQNRPVRLIYQASESFKANFIDIYPRQDYWRWYVPNELTVLIKEKNSEERHEFNLYYDFSSRWSNSSYQRVFFDRVYDIEEITILARNTLNTDRYGITLAEIKFGINLNTDSIIPINSENNRFYGHWEIISNERGDVESPINGFVAKSVTANDYIKIPINSPEMVIMGQKGQDMSTFDVYFDDELVGKDISASNQSNNTLLFNELLFLTKITDTNINWNDSHTLKIVNKENKPLVLTFISYKDIQN